In Streptomyces alboniger, the following are encoded in one genomic region:
- the secD gene encoding protein translocase subunit SecD — MAAPKKGRRQSAPGKPGRALVFILIALVALTGGMFLSGHTTPRLGIDLAGGTSITLEARNEPGQKNAINPTNMNTAVDIINNRVNGLGVSEAEVQTQGDRNIIVNIPKGTNEKQARDQVGTTAQLYFRPVITQAPGEPTPSDTPSSGTDKEKDKDKSTDKDKATDKATDKPTDKDAANSPSSSASPQGRAVSEALKADPTPSGKAKDGEDGKKKDETPAPDPATAKLQEQFTKLDCTDKKARAAAGKGVKPSEPTIACGKSPDGKTWDKFILAPAEVNGKDVDEAKATINQQTGAWVVNMEFTKGGSKKFAATTGKLSQQQPPQNQFAIVLDGEVVSAPSVNTTLNSNAEISGSFTQDSAKDLANVLSYGALPLTFHEQSVTTVSPALGGEQLEAGLIAGAIGLALVVIYLVVYYRGLSLIAIASLLVSAALTYTIMTLLGPTIHFALNLPAVCGAIVAIGITADSFIVFFERVRDEVREGRTLRPAVERAWPRARRTILVSDFVSFLAAAVLFVVTVGKVQGFAFTLGLTTLLDVVVVFFFTKPLMTLMARKKFFASGHPWSGFDPKRLGIKPPIRRSRRAPGSSVGPVDPKEA, encoded by the coding sequence GTGGCAGCACCGAAGAAGGGCCGAAGGCAGAGCGCACCGGGCAAGCCGGGCCGCGCACTGGTCTTCATCCTGATCGCCCTCGTGGCGCTGACCGGGGGGATGTTCCTTTCCGGACACACCACACCGCGCCTGGGCATCGACCTCGCGGGTGGTACGAGCATCACGCTCGAGGCGAGGAACGAGCCGGGCCAGAAGAACGCGATCAACCCGACCAACATGAACACCGCCGTTGACATCATCAACAACCGTGTCAACGGCCTGGGTGTCTCCGAGGCCGAGGTCCAGACCCAGGGCGATCGCAACATCATCGTCAACATCCCCAAGGGGACGAACGAGAAGCAGGCGCGCGATCAGGTCGGCACGACCGCTCAGCTCTACTTCCGTCCGGTGATCACTCAGGCCCCCGGCGAGCCGACTCCGTCCGACACCCCCTCGTCCGGGACGGACAAGGAGAAGGACAAGGACAAGTCCACCGACAAGGACAAGGCCACCGACAAGGCGACGGACAAGCCCACCGACAAGGACGCCGCGAACTCCCCCAGCTCCTCCGCGTCGCCCCAGGGCCGCGCCGTCAGTGAGGCCCTGAAGGCGGACCCGACGCCGTCCGGCAAGGCCAAGGACGGTGAGGACGGCAAGAAGAAGGACGAGACGCCCGCCCCGGACCCGGCCACCGCCAAGCTCCAGGAGCAGTTCACCAAGCTGGACTGCACGGACAAGAAGGCGCGCGCCGCGGCCGGCAAGGGCGTCAAGCCGTCCGAGCCCACCATCGCCTGCGGCAAGAGCCCCGACGGCAAGACGTGGGACAAGTTCATCCTTGCCCCGGCCGAGGTCAACGGCAAGGACGTCGACGAGGCCAAGGCGACGATCAACCAGCAGACCGGTGCCTGGGTCGTCAACATGGAATTCACCAAGGGCGGCTCGAAGAAGTTCGCGGCGACGACGGGCAAGCTCTCGCAGCAGCAGCCCCCGCAGAACCAGTTCGCGATCGTCCTGGACGGCGAGGTCGTCTCGGCTCCCAGCGTCAACACGACCCTGAACTCCAACGCCGAGATCTCCGGCAGCTTCACCCAGGACTCCGCCAAGGACCTCGCGAACGTCCTGTCGTACGGCGCCCTGCCGCTCACCTTCCACGAGCAGAGCGTCACCACGGTCAGCCCGGCCCTCGGTGGCGAGCAGCTGGAAGCGGGCCTGATCGCGGGCGCCATCGGCCTCGCGCTCGTCGTGATCTACCTCGTGGTGTACTACCGCGGCCTGTCGCTCATCGCCATCGCGAGCCTCCTGGTCTCGGCGGCCCTGACGTACACGATCATGACGCTGCTCGGCCCGACCATTCACTTCGCGCTGAACCTGCCCGCGGTCTGCGGTGCCATCGTCGCGATCGGCATCACGGCGGACTCGTTCATCGTCTTCTTCGAACGCGTCCGTGACGAGGTCCGCGAGGGACGCACGCTGCGCCCCGCCGTCGAGCGGGCCTGGCCGCGCGCCCGGCGCACCATCCTGGTCTCCGACTTCGTGTCGTTCCTCGCCGCCGCCGTGCTCTTCGTCGTCACGGTCGGCAAGGTGCAGGGCTTCGCGTTCACGCTCGGCCTGACCACGCTGCTCGACGTCGTGGTGGTGTTCTTCTTCACCAAGCCCCTGATGACGCTCATGGCACGCAAGAAGTTCTTCGCGAGCGGTCACCCGTGGTCCGGCTTCGACCCCAAGCGGCTCGGCATCAAGCCCCCGATCCGCCGGTCCCGCCGCGCCCCCGGCTCCTCCGTTGGCCCTGTCGACCCGAAGGAGGCCTGA
- the yajC gene encoding preprotein translocase subunit YajC encodes MNIVTLLPFIVLIGAMFLMTRSAKKKQQAAAQMRNEMQPGTGIRTIGGMYATVKEVHDDAVLLEVAPGVHAVYAKNAIGAVLADDEYNRIVHGTEADLNEDEDTPVVPDDASSLTETDEPAASDDSRIDLGKKDAAAEADDAQPKKTDGESDAK; translated from the coding sequence GTGAATATCGTGACCCTCCTCCCGTTCATCGTGCTCATCGGGGCCATGTTCCTGATGACCCGGTCGGCCAAGAAGAAGCAGCAGGCCGCCGCGCAGATGCGTAACGAGATGCAGCCCGGCACCGGCATCCGCACGATCGGGGGCATGTACGCCACCGTCAAGGAGGTCCACGACGACGCCGTCCTCCTTGAGGTGGCCCCCGGTGTCCACGCGGTTTACGCGAAGAACGCGATCGGTGCCGTCCTCGCGGACGACGAGTACAACCGCATCGTGCACGGCACCGAGGCCGACCTGAACGAGGACGAGGACACCCCCGTCGTTCCGGACGACGCCTCCTCCCTGACCGAGACCGACGAGCCCGCCGCCTCCGACGACTCGCGCATCGACCTCGGCAAGAAGGACGCGGCCGCCGAGGCCGACGACGCGCAGCCGAAGAAGACCGACGGCGAGTCCGACGCGAAGTAG